A genomic region of Micromonospora sp. NBC_01796 contains the following coding sequences:
- the serA gene encoding phosphoglycerate dehydrogenase encodes MIDQAKTRVLLLENIHPDAVTRLESEGFLVESLRNALDEDELIARIEGVHLLGIRSKTQVTARVLAAAPQLVGVGAFCIGTDQIDLAAASAAGIAAFNAPFSNTRSVVELALAEIIMLARRLPEKNAGMHAGVWDKAANGSHEVRGRTLGIVGYGNIGAQLSVLAENLGMQVYFYDTADKLALGNAKRCDSLNELLEVAETVTLHVDGRPGNSGFFGEEQFARMRPRSLFLNLSRGFVIDYAALRDHLVSGHLAGAGIDVFPHEPKGRGDEFTSELRGLPNVILTPHIGGSTEEAQADIGGFVANKLAQFVSEGNTTLSVNLPAIQLPAATGTHRIAHTHHNMPGVLAQVNSILAEHAVNIEGQLLGTRGEYGYLLTDLGAGYTEDVVLQLRAMSQTIRLRELS; translated from the coding sequence ATGATCGACCAGGCCAAGACACGCGTCCTGCTGCTGGAGAACATTCACCCCGACGCGGTCACCCGGCTGGAGTCGGAGGGATTTCTCGTCGAGTCGCTGCGCAACGCGCTGGACGAGGACGAGCTGATCGCCCGGATCGAGGGCGTGCACCTGCTCGGCATCCGCTCCAAGACGCAGGTCACCGCCCGGGTGCTGGCCGCCGCGCCGCAGCTCGTCGGCGTCGGGGCGTTCTGCATCGGCACCGACCAGATCGACCTGGCCGCCGCCTCCGCGGCCGGCATCGCGGCGTTCAACGCCCCGTTCTCCAACACCCGCAGCGTGGTCGAGCTGGCCCTGGCCGAGATCATCATGCTGGCCCGGCGGCTGCCCGAGAAGAACGCCGGCATGCACGCCGGGGTCTGGGACAAGGCGGCCAACGGCAGCCACGAGGTCCGCGGCCGGACGCTGGGCATCGTCGGGTACGGCAACATCGGCGCCCAGTTGTCGGTGCTCGCCGAGAACCTCGGCATGCAGGTCTACTTCTACGACACCGCCGACAAGCTCGCCCTCGGCAACGCCAAGCGCTGCGACAGCCTGAACGAGCTGCTGGAGGTGGCCGAGACGGTCACCCTGCACGTGGACGGCCGGCCGGGCAACAGCGGCTTCTTCGGCGAGGAACAGTTCGCCCGGATGCGCCCCCGCAGCCTCTTCCTGAACCTGTCCCGGGGCTTTGTCATCGACTACGCCGCCCTGCGCGACCACCTGGTCAGCGGGCACCTGGCCGGCGCCGGCATCGACGTGTTCCCGCACGAGCCCAAGGGTCGGGGCGACGAGTTCACCTCGGAGCTGCGCGGCCTGCCGAACGTGATCCTCACCCCGCACATCGGCGGGTCGACCGAGGAGGCGCAGGCCGACATCGGCGGGTTCGTGGCCAACAAGCTGGCCCAGTTCGTCAGCGAGGGCAACACCACGCTGAGCGTGAACCTGCCCGCTATCCAGCTCCCGGCGGCAACCGGGACCCACCGGATCGCCCACACGCACCACAACATGCCGGGTGTGCTCGCCCAGGTGAACAGCATCCTGGCCGAGCACGCGGTGAACATCGAGGGCCAGCTGCTCGGCACCCGGGGCGAGTACGGCTACCTGCTCACCGACCTCGGCGCCGGTTACACCGAGGACGTCGTGCTGCAGTTGCGGGCGATGAGCCAGACGATCCGGCTGCGGGAACTGTCGTGA
- a CDS encoding FAD-binding oxidoreductase produces the protein MSDLEEDLRAIVGPAHLLVDPDLRDAYETDWTRRFSGTARCVVRPADTAQVAAVVRTCSAAGVPIVVQGGNTGLVGGGVPGGGEVLVSLTRLTGLEPVDDIEGQVTVGAGVTLEKLQAHARPAGLDVGVDLAARSSATIGGMVATNAGGIRVLRYGSMRDQLTGLEAVLPDGTVITRLAGLAKDNTGYDLTQLLAGSEGTLAIITRVRLRLVPLLPARAVALVAVDGTDAALTLLAAARGRLSTLAAAEICFPEGMDLVRSYGRLPAPFDTDYAAYVLLECAGHADPTDELLDMLGDCAAVEDATVASDAAGRARLWAYRETHTEAINTAGVPTKLDICVPLRELAGLVAVLPETVEAVAPGARTILFGHLGEGNLHVNVLGAGDLAEQVTDAVLRQVAARRGSISSEHGVGRAKAEWLSLSRSPEEIDVLRRIKSALDPAGLLNPGVLLSK, from the coding sequence GTGAGCGACCTCGAAGAGGACCTGAGGGCCATCGTCGGGCCGGCGCACCTGCTGGTCGACCCGGACCTGCGCGACGCGTACGAGACGGACTGGACCCGCCGGTTCTCCGGGACCGCGCGTTGTGTGGTCCGCCCGGCGGACACCGCGCAGGTGGCCGCCGTGGTCCGGACCTGCTCGGCGGCGGGTGTGCCGATCGTGGTCCAGGGCGGTAACACCGGCCTGGTCGGCGGCGGCGTGCCCGGCGGCGGCGAGGTGCTGGTCAGCCTGACCCGGTTGACCGGGCTGGAACCGGTCGACGACATCGAGGGCCAGGTCACCGTCGGTGCCGGCGTCACCCTGGAGAAGCTCCAGGCGCACGCCCGCCCGGCCGGACTGGACGTCGGCGTCGATCTGGCCGCCCGCTCGTCGGCGACCATCGGCGGCATGGTCGCGACCAACGCCGGTGGCATCCGGGTGCTGCGCTACGGCAGCATGCGCGACCAGCTCACCGGCCTGGAGGCGGTACTCCCCGACGGCACGGTGATCACCAGGCTCGCCGGCCTGGCCAAGGACAACACCGGGTACGACCTGACCCAGTTGCTCGCCGGCAGCGAGGGCACCCTGGCGATCATCACCCGGGTACGCCTGCGCCTGGTCCCGCTGCTGCCCGCCCGGGCGGTGGCCCTGGTCGCCGTCGACGGCACCGACGCCGCGCTCACCCTGCTCGCCGCCGCCCGCGGTCGCCTCTCGACCCTCGCCGCGGCCGAGATCTGCTTTCCCGAGGGCATGGACCTGGTCCGGTCCTATGGCCGCCTGCCCGCCCCGTTCGACACCGACTATGCGGCGTACGTGCTGCTGGAGTGTGCCGGGCACGCCGATCCGACCGACGAGTTGCTGGACATGCTCGGCGACTGCGCGGCCGTCGAGGATGCCACGGTGGCCTCGGACGCGGCCGGTCGGGCGCGGCTGTGGGCGTACCGGGAGACGCACACCGAGGCGATCAACACGGCGGGTGTGCCGACCAAGCTCGACATCTGCGTACCCCTGCGCGAGTTGGCCGGGTTGGTCGCGGTCCTGCCGGAGACGGTCGAAGCGGTCGCGCCGGGTGCCCGCACGATCCTCTTCGGTCACCTCGGTGAGGGCAACCTGCACGTCAACGTGCTGGGCGCGGGTGACCTGGCCGAGCAGGTGACGGACGCGGTGCTCCGGCAGGTCGCGGCCCGGCGCGGCAGCATCAGCTCTGAACACGGTGTCGGTCGGGCGAAGGCCGAGTGGCTGTCGCTGTCCCGCTCTCCCGAGGAGATCGACGTCCTGCGCCGGATCAAGTCCGCCCTGGATCCGGCCGGTCTGCTCAACCCCGGCGTCCTGCTCTCGAAGTAG
- a CDS encoding histidine phosphatase family protein, translated as MANRFLHLARHGEAIDEGRLTEAGQQQARLLGRRLANVPLTAIHHSPLPRAVHTAELIGESLPDVPLCAEDVLGDYIPPVPDPDALPEVYTRFLDGVTPTEYTDGARLAAAAIERYALPAVSEPAGSDTHELIVTHNFLIGWFIRHALDAPDHRWLGLNQSNCALTTILYRPDRPPALVRFNDMSHLPAELRWTGFPSDLNI; from the coding sequence GTGGCGAACCGGTTCCTGCACCTGGCCCGGCACGGCGAGGCGATCGACGAGGGCCGGCTCACCGAGGCCGGGCAGCAGCAGGCCAGGTTGTTGGGACGGCGGTTGGCGAACGTGCCGCTAACCGCCATCCACCACAGCCCACTCCCCCGCGCGGTCCACACCGCCGAGTTGATCGGTGAGTCCCTTCCGGACGTACCGTTGTGCGCCGAGGACGTGCTCGGCGACTACATCCCGCCGGTCCCCGACCCGGACGCGCTGCCCGAGGTCTACACCCGTTTCCTCGACGGCGTCACCCCGACCGAGTACACCGACGGTGCCCGCCTCGCGGCAGCCGCGATCGAGCGGTACGCGCTGCCCGCCGTGTCCGAGCCAGCCGGGTCGGACACGCACGAGCTGATCGTGACGCACAACTTCCTGATCGGGTGGTTCATCCGGCACGCCCTCGACGCCCCCGACCACCGCTGGCTCGGACTCAACCAGAGCAACTGCGCCCTGACCACGATCCTCTACCGCCCGGATCGCCCGCCGGCCCTGGTCCGCTTCAACGACATGTCCCACCTGCCGGCCGAACTGCGCTGGACCGGATTCCCGTCGGACCTGAACATCTAG